From Medicago truncatula cultivar Jemalong A17 chromosome 7, MtrunA17r5.0-ANR, whole genome shotgun sequence, a single genomic window includes:
- the LOC11442396 gene encoding uncharacterized protein — MHKFKLLATQCAIANSPTRSPTTSPVIHLRRRKTLRMFLTRPHDRRRFHPPPLDPPPPSSDEVKVRHKLKDLFVSSPSPPSLPSPPTMLQDEKNISQQQQQQQNYDQKDCSTVAVRFRTGSPFRRSSAVAALRPVSSAFRYRLLRRAWRPVLFTIPE; from the coding sequence ATGCACAAATTCAAGCTCTTAGCTACACAATGCGCCATCGCCAACAGCCCCACACGCAGTCCCACCACCAGTCCCGTCATCCACCTCCGCCGCCGCAAAACCCTCCGCATGTTCCTCACTCGTCCGCACGACCGCCGCCGTTTCCATCCTCCTCCCCTAGATCCACCTCCTCCTTCCTCCGATGAAGTCAAAGTTCGCCACAAGCTTAAAGACCTATTCGTCTCCTCTCCATCTCCGCCGTCACTTCCGTCTCCGCCGACGATGCTACAAGACGAGAAGAATATCTCCCAACAGCAGCAACAGCAGCAGAATTACGATCAGAAAGATTGCTCCACCGTCGCTGTCCGATTCCGAACTGGATCTCCGTTCCGTCGATCTTCTGCCGTCGCGGCTCTCCGGCCGGTGTCATCAGCGTTTCGTTACAGGTTACTGAGAAGAGCATGGCGGCCGGTATTGTTCACTATTCCTGAGTAA